In the genome of Saprospira sp. CCB-QB6, one region contains:
- the porK gene encoding type IX secretion system lipoprotein PorK/GldK, which produces MKKQQILAVIASTLLLFSCAPRDNGQLIGVMDRPSWSPINPYGMQYVPSGALHIGPSDQDVNHSLVARPKQVSIQGFFMDDTEITNNEYRQFVHWVRDSIAHVQMGHTVDHPNGVQGVDWEAELDWEPGGALDGMFYSGAEQLGDRRNIDIRQLVYDYQWYDWKKAAQDFDWKTDFNRFSKEKHNRADYIRKDAIRIYPDTLCWIRDFTYSYNEPMTRNYFWHPAFDDYPVVGVAWKQAMAFCYWRTNLWNAFEEVNTEDFRLPTEHEWEYAARGGRELAPYPWGGYYVRNAKGCLLANFKPGRGDYPADGGLYTVKGDAYFPNDYGLYCMAGNASEWTSSAFYENAYAFIHDLQPDIRFDAEEDDPNTWKRKVIRGGSWKDIMYYIQTGTRHWEYQDTTKSYIGFRCVLTFLGRSINDFN; this is translated from the coding sequence ATGAAAAAACAGCAAATTCTAGCCGTCATTGCCAGCACGTTGCTCCTGTTCTCTTGCGCTCCGCGCGATAATGGACAACTTATAGGTGTTATGGACCGTCCCTCTTGGTCGCCTATCAATCCTTACGGAATGCAGTACGTGCCTTCGGGTGCCCTACATATCGGTCCCAGCGATCAGGATGTCAACCACTCTTTGGTAGCTCGACCTAAGCAGGTCTCGATCCAAGGATTTTTTATGGATGATACAGAAATTACCAACAATGAATACCGCCAGTTTGTACACTGGGTGCGCGACTCTATCGCTCACGTACAAATGGGGCACACTGTAGACCATCCCAATGGCGTTCAAGGCGTAGATTGGGAAGCTGAGCTCGACTGGGAGCCCGGTGGAGCACTAGACGGAATGTTCTATTCTGGTGCCGAACAATTGGGAGACCGTCGAAATATCGACATCCGTCAATTGGTCTATGATTATCAATGGTATGACTGGAAAAAGGCCGCTCAGGACTTTGACTGGAAAACAGACTTTAACCGCTTCTCTAAAGAGAAACACAATCGCGCCGATTATATCCGTAAAGATGCTATCCGCATTTACCCTGATACACTCTGCTGGATCCGTGACTTCACTTACTCTTATAATGAGCCCATGACACGGAACTACTTCTGGCACCCTGCCTTTGACGACTATCCCGTTGTTGGTGTGGCTTGGAAGCAAGCTATGGCGTTCTGTTACTGGAGAACTAACCTTTGGAATGCTTTCGAAGAAGTAAATACAGAGGATTTCCGCCTTCCTACAGAACACGAATGGGAATATGCTGCTCGTGGTGGCCGCGAATTGGCTCCTTACCCTTGGGGAGGATACTATGTGCGCAATGCCAAAGGCTGTTTGTTGGCTAACTTTAAGCCTGGCCGTGGTGATTATCCCGCAGATGGTGGTTTATACACGGTAAAAGGCGATGCTTATTTCCCCAATGATTACGGTCTTTACTGTATGGCTGGAAATGCTTCTGAATGGACCTCTTCTGCTTTCTACGAAAATGCATACGCATTTATCCATGATTTGCAGCCCGATATCCGCTTTGATGCTGAAGAAGATGATCCCAATACTTGGAAGCGTAAGGTAATCCGCGGTGGCTCTTGGAAAGATATCATGTACTATATCCAAACAGGAACTCGTCACTGGGAGTATCAAGATACAACTAAGTCTTACATCGGTTTCCGTTGTGTATTGACTTTCCTCGGTCGTTCAATCAATGACTTTAACTAA
- a CDS encoding protein kinase domain-containing protein: protein MENIAEFSQQYEIDYGQPLPAKGLGSVYRAKDQNEKIWALKVLELHPNFDNGLFGRLYERAKKLEHPNLLPYEAIHVFREEDVVQYYILMEYCMGGDWASRSQQLSEEEKRQLLQELLKLLIYLEKEGHCLQNLKLEHLLFKEEESLDWQLINYGAKESLPNYFHLDYAYLAPEQLQGQAMGSAVDIWAFGVLLTAFWTGQLPFGQKSPQQTNAKIKNRILKGELPRELLRRLPLDLRYLVEGCLQKESAQRWASFEALAAAWELGPAEDYAQTWQAAPAAEVSVLETLAYMGQEAEKGSKEEEEQSEKTPFLQRKFKRKKSKPITIWEVLLWLGGALVLGYCISSWT from the coding sequence GGCTTGGGCTCTGTTTATCGGGCCAAGGACCAAAACGAGAAAATTTGGGCCTTAAAGGTTTTAGAGCTGCACCCCAATTTTGATAATGGGCTTTTTGGCCGTTTGTATGAGCGGGCCAAAAAACTAGAACATCCGAATTTATTGCCTTATGAGGCCATTCATGTTTTTCGGGAAGAGGATGTAGTGCAGTACTATATATTAATGGAGTATTGTATGGGGGGCGATTGGGCCAGCCGTAGCCAGCAGTTGAGCGAAGAGGAAAAACGTCAATTATTGCAAGAACTGCTTAAACTGCTGATTTACTTAGAAAAAGAAGGACATTGCCTACAAAACTTAAAGTTAGAACATCTGTTATTTAAGGAGGAAGAATCTTTAGATTGGCAATTGATAAATTATGGGGCCAAGGAGAGTCTACCGAATTACTTTCATTTGGATTATGCCTATTTGGCTCCAGAGCAATTGCAGGGGCAGGCTATGGGCTCCGCAGTTGATATTTGGGCTTTTGGAGTTTTGCTTACCGCTTTTTGGACGGGCCAATTGCCTTTTGGCCAAAAATCGCCACAGCAAACCAACGCAAAAATTAAAAATCGCATTTTGAAAGGGGAGTTGCCTAGGGAGTTGCTTAGACGTTTACCCCTTGATCTGCGTTATTTAGTAGAAGGCTGTCTGCAAAAAGAGTCTGCTCAGCGTTGGGCATCTTTTGAGGCTTTGGCAGCAGCTTGGGAACTTGGTCCCGCTGAAGATTATGCCCAAACTTGGCAGGCAGCGCCAGCCGCTGAAGTCTCTGTTTTGGAGACCTTAGCCTATATGGGCCAAGAAGCAGAAAAAGGGTCGAAAGAGGAAGAAGAGCAGTCAGAGAAGACGCCCTTTTTGCAAAGAAAATTTAAAAGGAAGAAAAGCAAGCCCATCACGATTTGGGAAGTACTGCTTTGGTTAGGAGGGGCTTTGGTCCTTGGGTATTGTATATCTAGCTGGACTTAG
- the porL gene encoding type IX secretion system motor protein PorL/GldL encodes MSFIHSSGFAYIKNLIIGVGASVVLVGALFKIQSWPYASEMLTAGLLTEAGLFIMMGVLPPHKEYYWEKLYPGLDSHGGSIELGQGGGSSFDGDALNVTIEKLGSQMGNIKLDTTGIENQQKAMIGELQTMAKSMTSLKALQEADFGEIKKVTQGAGKFAAALGQAVESISESLEDTRVYKEQLTQLNKNLKSMNSVYGNVLSAMGQKA; translated from the coding sequence ATGAGTTTTATTCATTCTAGTGGCTTCGCTTACATCAAAAACTTGATTATCGGTGTGGGTGCATCTGTTGTACTTGTAGGAGCCCTCTTTAAAATCCAATCTTGGCCTTACGCATCTGAAATGTTGACTGCTGGTCTTTTGACTGAGGCAGGCCTATTTATCATGATGGGTGTTCTTCCTCCCCACAAAGAGTACTACTGGGAAAAACTATACCCCGGACTAGATTCTCACGGTGGATCAATTGAACTAGGACAAGGTGGTGGATCTAGCTTTGACGGCGATGCACTTAACGTAACTATCGAGAAGTTGGGTAGCCAGATGGGTAACATCAAATTGGATACTACTGGAATCGAGAATCAGCAAAAAGCGATGATCGGTGAACTACAAACTATGGCTAAGAGCATGACTTCTTTGAAAGCCCTTCAAGAAGCTGACTTTGGCGAAATCAAAAAAGTAACTCAGGGTGCTGGTAAATTTGCCGCTGCTTTGGGTCAGGCCGTAGAAAGCATTAGCGAATCTCTAGAAGATACTCGCGTATACAAAGAGCAATTGACTCAATTGAACAAGAACCTCAAGTCAATGAACTCTGTCTACGGTAATGTTCTTTCTGCTATGGGCCAAAAAGCCTAA
- the porM gene encoding type IX secretion system motor protein PorM/GldM → MAIPKEPRALMINLMYLVLTAMLALNVSAEIINAFFMLDKGIKHTNEIVGEGIKESIEAMQNTAKDKSHLQPIADAAKTVPAQIEELMGYIDTLRVNITNGSGGLYSTEDHKAKWEGKGFQIGKIVTGEEEKLDGKPKGKKNKDITQRLLVDEGQGAKLKELLDKTHDKLIKVVDDLVAQVEKNPIDGVKFDPNQIKKLKENLVLEKTDDKVWQDAGKPSWEAHVFGYMPVAACYPLFRKYQNDAKNAASQVINFLSANMGTKSLVYDQFAVFSSSKKPYILLGETYEAEIALGAYSSQAEFSVSVSGRSLPVENAKAKFTAKPSSVGTQKYTATITVKNPATGKTETVTEEFAYEVGVPSVTVAADKMNVFYIGVDNPISVAAAGVSSNDIAVSVSGAGGAKLKPAGRGKYIVNATKMTKANEFCNIVVTNKKTGKALGSYPFRVKRIPDPVAMLTNMKTDGTLRSGEMSVQRGLIAVLQNFDFDAKCKIQSFTMYYTPPRQDPVPAKNNGGTFSGTVLNSVRAAKPGGSFQFVDVKGRCPGDAVGRKLNGLAFQIR, encoded by the coding sequence ATGGCAATTCCAAAGGAGCCACGGGCGCTGATGATTAACCTGATGTACCTCGTACTGACGGCTATGTTGGCCTTGAACGTCTCGGCCGAAATCATCAATGCCTTTTTTATGCTCGATAAGGGTATTAAACACACAAATGAAATCGTTGGTGAAGGTATTAAGGAGTCTATTGAAGCTATGCAAAATACAGCTAAAGATAAGTCTCACTTACAACCTATCGCTGATGCTGCCAAAACAGTTCCAGCTCAAATTGAAGAGCTAATGGGCTACATCGATACACTTCGTGTAAATATTACTAACGGATCTGGTGGACTATACTCTACTGAAGACCACAAAGCAAAGTGGGAAGGCAAAGGGTTTCAGATCGGTAAAATCGTTACAGGCGAAGAAGAAAAACTCGATGGCAAGCCTAAGGGTAAGAAAAATAAAGATATTACCCAACGTCTTTTGGTAGATGAAGGTCAGGGAGCTAAATTAAAAGAGCTTCTAGACAAAACTCATGACAAGTTAATCAAAGTAGTAGATGATTTGGTTGCACAGGTAGAAAAGAACCCTATTGACGGGGTGAAGTTTGATCCTAACCAAATCAAAAAACTAAAGGAAAACCTTGTACTCGAGAAAACAGATGACAAAGTTTGGCAGGATGCTGGTAAGCCCTCTTGGGAGGCTCACGTATTCGGTTATATGCCTGTAGCTGCTTGTTATCCTCTTTTCCGTAAGTATCAGAATGATGCAAAGAATGCAGCTTCTCAGGTAATTAACTTCCTATCTGCAAACATGGGTACCAAGTCATTGGTTTATGATCAGTTTGCAGTATTTTCTTCTTCTAAAAAGCCTTATATCCTTTTGGGAGAGACTTATGAAGCAGAGATCGCATTGGGCGCTTACTCTAGCCAAGCAGAATTTTCTGTAAGCGTAAGTGGTCGTTCTCTTCCTGTAGAGAATGCGAAAGCGAAGTTTACTGCTAAGCCTTCTTCTGTGGGTACACAAAAGTACACAGCTACTATTACTGTAAAGAACCCCGCTACTGGTAAAACTGAAACCGTAACTGAGGAATTTGCTTATGAAGTAGGTGTACCTTCAGTAACTGTTGCTGCTGACAAGATGAACGTATTCTACATTGGTGTAGATAACCCCATCTCTGTTGCTGCTGCGGGTGTTTCTTCAAATGATATTGCTGTATCTGTTTCAGGTGCTGGTGGAGCTAAACTCAAGCCTGCTGGTAGAGGCAAGTACATTGTGAACGCTACTAAGATGACAAAAGCAAATGAGTTCTGTAACATCGTTGTAACCAACAAGAAAACAGGCAAAGCTTTGGGGTCTTATCCCTTCCGTGTGAAGCGTATTCCTGATCCTGTTGCTATGTTGACTAATATGAAAACAGACGGAACTTTGAGATCTGGAGAAATGAGTGTACAAAGAGGTCTTATTGCGGTTTTGCAAAACTTTGACTTTGATGCAAAGTGTAAAATCCAAAGCTTTACTATGTATTACACTCCTCCTCGTCAGGATCCTGTTCCTGCTAAGAACAATGGTGGTACATTCTCAGGTACAGTATTGAACTCTGTTAGAGCAGCTAAACCTGGTGGATCTTTCCAATTCGTTGATGTGAAAGGTCGTTGCCCTGGTGATGCTGTCGGTCGTAAACTAAACGGCTTGGCTTTCCAAATT
- a CDS encoding PorP/SprF family type IX secretion system membrane protein — protein MKKQLLLFFALLLLGNAYGQQAVQYSLQPWNPYYYNTAYAGLDESLSLTGQFRKQWTGFAGSPLSFNFSAHLPINYINSGVGFMVEQDYRGLNGNAYTNTNFRFSYNYFVDVAGGKLSIGAAFRYLQKRVDGGAFRAPDGSYNTDSGIFDHNDGVIPVGVSQAQSATADFGVYYKNERLQLGLSSNYLTEPILALNDQAVDHELRSRNYFLSGSYTFDLDERGDWKLQPTVLLKTDLTKFQPELGVLAHYRDQFYGGLNLRGYDSKSLDAVVLVMGWRLNKHLKMAYAYDLSISGLRNFNGGAHEIMLNYNLQEPIGRELPAKVIYNPRFL, from the coding sequence ATGAAAAAACAGTTACTCCTATTTTTTGCCCTCCTTTTGTTGGGGAATGCCTATGGGCAGCAGGCCGTGCAATATAGTTTGCAGCCTTGGAATCCTTATTATTATAATACGGCCTATGCGGGTTTGGATGAATCCTTGAGTTTGACGGGCCAATTTCGTAAGCAGTGGACCGGTTTTGCGGGTAGTCCTTTGAGTTTTAATTTTTCGGCGCATTTACCGATCAACTATATTAATAGTGGGGTAGGATTTATGGTCGAGCAAGATTATCGGGGCTTAAATGGGAATGCCTATACGAATACTAATTTTCGTTTTTCCTACAATTATTTTGTAGATGTGGCTGGGGGCAAGTTGTCAATAGGGGCAGCATTTCGTTATTTGCAGAAGCGAGTAGATGGGGGAGCATTTCGGGCGCCCGATGGGTCTTATAATACAGATAGTGGAATTTTTGATCACAATGATGGCGTAATTCCCGTTGGGGTAAGTCAGGCGCAGTCGGCTACGGCGGATTTTGGGGTATATTATAAAAACGAGCGTTTGCAATTGGGTTTATCGTCAAATTATTTGACCGAGCCTATATTGGCTTTGAATGATCAGGCGGTGGACCATGAACTGCGTAGTCGGAACTATTTTTTATCGGGTTCTTATACTTTTGATTTGGATGAGCGGGGCGATTGGAAATTGCAGCCGACAGTATTATTAAAAACGGATTTGACCAAATTTCAGCCAGAATTGGGTGTTTTGGCGCATTATCGGGACCAATTTTATGGTGGGCTTAATTTGCGGGGATATGATAGCAAAAGCTTGGATGCCGTTGTATTGGTTATGGGGTGGCGGTTGAATAAGCACTTAAAAATGGCCTATGCTTATGATTTGAGCATATCGGGTTTGCGCAACTTCAATGGGGGGGCGCATGAAATTATGCTAAATTATAATTTGCAGGAACCGATTGGTAGAGAATTACCGGCCAAGGTCATTTACAATCCCCGATTTTTATAA